Proteins encoded within one genomic window of Arachis ipaensis cultivar K30076 chromosome B08, Araip1.1, whole genome shotgun sequence:
- the LOC107611428 gene encoding uncharacterized protein LOC107611428 — translation MEEESEEQGRRIGRGELWIKVHKKNDGSYMNEEARAIGERIEEIEQQDESSRVLSQNDSIAQVFGKEKPGRVRGVGFGPTPTQLFGSNSRAPGNIVEEEETQRKLCALEAELESEKLKRKAMEDEAAVDKKKMQAMERAMIYLFQRQGEELPGDIAVGMSSVE, via the exons ATGGAAGAAGAG TCtgaagaacaaggaagaagaattGGTAGAGGAGAGCTATGGATAAAAGTGCACAAGAAAAATGATGGCTCCTATATGAATGAGGAAGCAAGGGCAATTGGT GAAAGAATTGAGGAgattgagcaacaggatgaatcTTCTAGAGTGTTGTCTCAAAATGATTCCATTGCTCAGGTTTTTGGTAAAGAAAAACCGGGTAGAGTACGTGGTGTGGGTTTCGGTCCGACTCCTACCCAACTCTTCGGTTCGAATTCACGTGCGCCAGGCAACATAGTCGAAGAAGAGGAGACCCAGAGGAAGTTATGTGCACTGGAGGCAGAATTGGAAAGCGAGAAGTTGAAGAGGAAGGCAATGGAAGACGAGGCAGCAGTAGATAAGAAAAAGATGCAGGCGATGGAGAGAGCtatgatttatctttttcaaaggcAGGGTGAGGAGCTGCCGGGAGACATCGCTGTAGGGATGAGTTCCGTGGAATGA
- the LOC110265352 gene encoding uncharacterized protein LOC110265352, protein MSANSVHNSELGQETLLEANAPEVESRDHEDDDHSSASGAQSRKRRKTTEFWTVKIIDAHIRIYILLIDSDGTVKPARLSVREAMERPNGRRIVLRFNNEMQPIGDEAGLLSGVLGLLGSDYAKFPIGKESWHKVTTKNKVYNECVKQIFHFDEDSEGSIKKYILQSMGRS, encoded by the exons ATGAGCGCAAATAGCGTTCACAACTCGGAGCTAGGCCAGGAGACCCTTTTGGAGGCTAATGCTCCAGAGGTAGAATCTCGTGATCATGAAGATGACGACCACTCTAGTGCTTCTGGAGCTCAGAGTCGTAAAAGGCGCAAGACTACAGAGTTTTGGACAGTTAAGATAATCG ATGCACACATAAGGATTTATATTTTGCTTATAGATTCTGACGGCACAGTCAAGCCGGCAAGATTAAGCGTGAGGGAGGCTATGGAACGGCCTAATGGGAGAAGGATCGTGCTGAGATTCAACAACGAAATGCAGCCAATTGGAGACGAGGCTGGACTGCTAAGTGGGGTGCTTGGTCTGCTTGGATCTGACTACGCAAAATTTCCTATCGGTAAGGAAAGTTGGCACAAGGTTACCACTAAAAACAAGGTGTATAACGAATGTGTGAAG CAAATTTTTCATTTTGACGAAGATAGTGAAGGTAGTATCAAGAAATATATTTTGCAAAGTATGGGAAGGTCTTAG